From the genome of Triticum aestivum cultivar Chinese Spring chromosome 1A, IWGSC CS RefSeq v2.1, whole genome shotgun sequence:
ACGGTGACGGAGACCCTGCCGCCGCCAACGCTGTTCTTTGTGACTTTGACGGTAGGCAGCTCGACATTCTTCCCCTTCTTGGGAGTCGACCTGTAGTAGCAGCCGTAGAGGATCAGCTGGGCGAGGCCAAAGACGGCACCGAGTCCATTGGGGATCTGCACGGAATCAAAAGATAGTTAGATCGATGCATGGAGTTCTCGTTTCTCTGGCGTTTCGAAGATGCGATTGTAGTACTGACCGTGATGTAGAGGTCGAACTTGATGAGCGCATAGGCCGTCCAGCAGCAGCCGTTGAGGAAGTTCACCAGGGAGAGGACGAATGGCATGTACTCCACGCTCCTGGTCTTGATCACTTTACCCTGCAAGCAGCACAATATTACGTTCACCAGCAAGTAAAAGCACACGTCTCATTAAATATATACCGTGTAGATTAACGAGGAAACATATTCACTGGATAATTAACAGCAGCTATATATTGTTGAACTCTACACCTGGACCACATGACCCACGGGATGGAGCCAATGTTGATGGCTGGTACCGTATCCTTTTCCATTAATTAGGATATCACCACCTCAAAGAGTTGGCAAAAGGGAAGGGTCACAAGATGCAAAGATCACAACACTATATGCATGCATCCCTAGGCATCACACATATCTGATGAAGTGCTAGATCGTCACAGGTTTTAGTTAGATCGTGAACCGTTCTTTCCGATCCTTCCCGTCACTCAACAGCCAACACGCGAGTTTGGCGAGAGCAACAGAAAGCATGGTTGGCTGGCTACACGGGATGCAAGTACAGATACATAAGTAGACGACACGTACGGGCTGTGTGTTGCCTATTGTGGTGAATAAACTGTATGCGTTTTGACCTAACATATAATTAAGCATGCAAGGCAACATCTTGTCAAAGAACTTGGTGTGTGAAGATCATGACGATTTGGCCAAAAAGGCAGCACGTTTGTTTAGACAGGTTTGATACGATGCTTAAAATAGGAAGGTGTGTGTACATTATCCTTTCCCATCAATTGTATTCCAAAGTAAACAACGCCGCCGTATATAGAAATAGAAACAAACGGATCGAGGATTGAAGAGTGGATCAAGCGATGGATCGAGCACGTACCATGATGGTGAGCGGGGAGGCGTACATGACCGAGCCGAAGATGACGCAGAGGATGCCGACGATCATGGAGCGCTTCTCGTGGGTGTGGGCGCCGAGGAGCACGCCGGCCACCACGGCCACCATGAACAAGGCCTCGACGGCGAGCACGCCGAGCATCTTCAACTGCACGCGCGCATTGGCATG
Proteins encoded in this window:
- the LOC123180222 gene encoding bidirectional sugar transporter SWEET6a — its product is MVSADAARNIVGIVGNVISFGLFLSPVPTFWRIIKAKDVEEFKPDPYLATLLNCMLWVFYGLPIVHPNSILVVTINGIGLVIESAYLIIFFIYATRNTRLKMLGVLAVEALFMVAVVAGVLLGAHTHEKRSMIVGILCVIFGSVMYASPLTIMGKVIKTRSVEYMPFVLSLVNFLNGCCWTAYALIKFDLYITIPNGLGAVFGLAQLILYGCYYRSTPKKGKNVELPTVKVTKNSVGGGRVSVTVEK